GATCCAGAGAAGCTGTTTGTGCCATACTTAATATAAATACGACCGCCACCGCCGCCGCCACCACTGCCATTCCCATTGCCGCCGTTTGCTGAAATAGTACCATTACCAGCCAAGACGTTCGCAATGATCCAAAGACTGCCCCCGGAACCGCCACCATCACCCGAAGTCCAAGCAGCAAAACCATTCGAAGACAAAGTTCCGTTCACGGTCAAGGTCCCAGTCAAAGTGAGCTTCAACGCTCCACCACCAAAGCCGCCCATTCCTGAAAAATAGGTAGCCCCTGCCGAGCCCAAGCTTACAGGATCCACCACAGTTCCGTAAATGTTACCGCCCGTCGCTCCCCCGCCTTTACCACCATAGCTTCCGCCGCCGGATCCTGATCCAGCACCTGATCCGCCAGTTTTATTTCCCATTCCATCAAGCATTAAGCTTGCGCCCGAATTAATCGTGACATTATTAAAACTGTAGTCACCGGAAGTAAAAGCAGAGTTAGTCAGCACATAAAGATTGTTGGCTCCCGAATCGATTAGCACCGCAGAGCCCACACCACCATTGCGAGTCGAAGTTCCTCCAGCAACGTTCATGGTTCCAGAAAAAGTGCTCGATGTGGAATAAGAGACACTGATACGTCCTCCGCCACCAGCTCCGGCACTGGGCGTGGTTCCACCCACTGCTGACAGTGCACCTGCTCCCGCCAACACAGAAGAACGCAAATAAATACTTCCACCCGAACCACCACCCGCGCCCGACATCCCGGTAGTGCCATTGGCCGAGACGTTCCCGTCGATTTGTAAAGTACCAGTGGCCGTCAAATTGACAGCACCACCACCAACACCAGCAATGTTACTGAAATAACTGCCACCACCTGATCCCAGGCTGACCGGAGCCAATACATCACCATAGGTGTTGGGTACAGCACCGGTGATTCGACCGCCAAATCCCCCATGCGTGCCACCATTCTGGCTGGCACCAACACCTGTTCCAGCATCCTGAGCGCTGCCCATGCCATTCACATTTAAGGTGACTCCGGATTGGATCGTAATATTGCGATAAGTAAAATTGGTTGCAGGAACACTGCAATTTGTAGGGAGGTAAAGATCGTTGTTAGTTGAATCAACAAGGAAAAATGAACCTGGCGTGCCTGCGGTTCCTGTACCAACAAGTGTTCCGCCAGCGGCACTATAGGTTCCTGTGAATGAATTCGCAGTCGCATAGGCGATATAGGCTCGGCCGCCACCACCGCCACCACTACCATTACCACCAGCAACACTGATTGAGCCTGCACCTGCCAATGTGCCGACGGTTGCATTGATGCTTCCGCCAGAGCCACCGCCTGCATTTGCCTGTCCGGCACTTCCAGTAGAAGACAACGACCCGCTGACGGTCAGTGTACCACTGACATTCAAGGTCATCGCACCTCCGCCGGTACCACCAATATTTGAGAAGTAGTTCATCGCTCCAGATCCTAAATCAACTGGATTTGTGGCACTGCCATATCCAGCTTTAGGAACATTCGCGGGAGTACCCCAACCACCATGTCCCCCATAAGTTCCACCGGAGTTACCGTAACCAGTTCCTGCTCCAGGGGCATACCCCGTTGCATTTGCATTCAAAGATCCTGTGATAGTGACCGTCGTTGCATTGATGGTGATCACGCCGGTATTACCACCGACAATACTGTCTGCGATCAGGGTGCCGGTCACAACCAATGTATCAAAATTATATGTACCGGCCTGAAGTGTGACGTTCGCGCCAGAAGCTACTGTGACAATGCCAGAGTATGTGCCTGGTGATTTACTGATCGTGCCTGACCAGGTCTCATCTGCATTTGCAATTGCCGACGTAATTAGAATGATGGTTAACAGCAGTACCTTCACGTTCAAAAACTCCCTCACAGTTTTATCGGCGTTAAACAGCTGTTAAATTAGCTAAATCAAGCGCTCCAAATTGAGCTTCCTGTTCACAATAGTAAACGTACGCCCATAAACAAACACCCGCTACTTGGCGGGTGTTTCATTGCTTCATTTTCAAATTTGTAATGGTAATTATATGATAAAAATCAGGAACTTAGTGAACCAAACCACTGTCTTCGGGTGCTGATCCTGATGCCATTTTTTCTGCAGCATTCTTCTTCAGCACTTCCAGCATTTCCTCCGAATAGAATTTCCCATCGCGAATGACGGCGTTAATCTTTTTCATATTTCCGACATCATCGGTAGGATCTGCATCCAGCAAAACCAGGTTTGCATTCTTGCCTACTTCCACAGTTCCCATCGTCGAACGTTTACCCAAAAACTCGGCACCGTTCAATGTGGTCATTTGCAAAACTTTTAGAGGAGAAACTCCGGCTTTTGCCAACTGTTCAAACTCTTCATGCAAAGACGCGCCTGGCACAACCCACACTCCGCCCAGGTCTGTCCCGGTCAGCATTTTCACACCCTGCTTATCAAACAGCTTTACCAACTTCATGTCCATTGCAGTCAACTGCCGCAAAGTTTCGCGTGCGACCGGTTTAACTGTTTTTGCAAACTTTGCGGAAACTTCAGTCCAAAAAGCACGTTGATCACGGGAAATGAACTTCAAATCAGCGTTGTTTGCGTACTGAGATTTATCGGCCAACATCATCGCCTGATTGCGCGCCAATGTCGGAACCTGCCAGGATTTTTGCAACACCAATGTTTCGGTCAATTTTTTACATTTGGATTCACTGTAAGTGTCAATGATGGTGCGAGTTTTCAAAAAGGCATTTTGATTCGCCATCAGGCGAACCAATAACGGATTTGCTTCTGCCAGTTTAATCGATTCTGTTGTGGCTGAGTTTTTAGTTTCACCAATTAAAGATTTACGAACGCTGTCCTCGTTGGTTGAGCAGCTGATCAGAATGGTATCCACCGGACCCAGGCTTTCCATGGAAAGCATGCCTTGCTTTGCGGCCTCTTCGGCATCAACGCCCACTGGAATATTTCCCGCGAAATAATCACCGACTTTTTTTGATTCTGTCAAAGCAGCAAAAAACACGGACGGAGCAACATCACCGACACTAACGAAATCAGCGCCCGCTTTACGGTCTCTTTCAACCAGTGCCACCGCTGCTTCTGCAGTTGGTGCGTTGGCTCGGTTCAACATCTCCCCTGCCAGCCCCAATAGCTCTGGTGAATCGTCAGGCATACGAAGCTTGTTTTCCTTGCGGTCCTTCAACTGCTCTTCAGTGCCGGACATTTGTCGATATCCAGTGATACCATATGCCAGCATCACCGCAGAAACTTCCTTGGCAAACGGGCGACCAAGAACATGGGCATGCATATCAAGATATCCTGGAACAACGTACTTACCGGTCGCATCGATAACTCGCTTGCTACCCTGCTCACCCACCGCATCTGCTGGAATAATTTTTGAGATCTTTCCGCCATCAATCATCAAAGCCATATTGGCCTGAAGCTGACCATTCACGGTGTTAACGATAGTCACACCTTTAACAATGATGCTTTCCTGGATTTTTTTACCTGAGGAAGTTGAAGTGGATTGAGAAGCGGTTCCGCCTCCCGCACATCCGACAAGTGTCGCAGTCAAAACAGAGCCTAGTAGAATCGTTTTCGTCGTTTGTTTTTTCATAACAAAAACGATAGCTCTAAAATCAGTGTTTGATAAGAATTTTTGCAACTCCTAAGACGCCATCCACCATAATTTGAATTCCCACGCAAAACGTCAAAAATCCACTTAGTTTATTAAATACCGACAGTGCCTGGGAGTTCAATTTATCAAGGATTGTTGGAGTCAGTGAGTAGCAAAGAAAGATAACCAGGGCCATTATCGCACAGGCCACCGACGTTGCCAGCAAATTGAACAGATAAATACCAGGATTGGAATGGTAACTGTTTGCACTCAGGGCCAACAAGACGGCGATAGTGCCGCCACCGGTCGTGGTCGGAAATGCCAATGGATAGAACAACATCGACTTAAGTGACTTCTCGCGGGATGAAACTTTTTGATCAACCACTTTTTCCTGATCTTCTGATGGATCAACGGCCGTCAAAATGGAAAAACCCATTCTGGCGATCAGGATTCCCCCGGCAATCTGCACGACGGGAATGGAAATTCCGAAAATTTTAAAGAAAAAACCACCGACCATCGTCACGACCAGACAGATACTCAAGCAATAAAGAGCAATAGCTCCAGCCGCCTGAATTCTTTTTGCGTGTGTTTGTCCCTTCAAAAATGGTCCGACAATCAGCGCCGTACCGAACGGATTCACCGGCGGGAACAAAGAAACGAAGCAGACGAAAACGTAGTGATAAAATGAAGATAGCGAAATGGATTCCATGAAGAAAAGCTACCCGAGATATACGCCTTAGGCAAGTTTATCACCGCCTTGGAAGTTAGTTTCCAACCATTGAAGAAGAGGGCCCCATTGGGGCAAGCTCCAGAATTTTTTCCTTTAACAACGGAAGATTCAACGGTTTGGGCATATGGGCCTGAAATCCCACTTCCATGGCTTTATCAACATCTTCCTTGGCCACATAAGCCGTCAAGGCTATGGCGCTGGTATTGGCACGCCCATGATGCTCTTCCCAGTCTCTGAGCTTCTTCATTAGCGAAAATCCATCCAAAACCGGCATCCCAATATCACAAATGATAACGTCGTACTGATCCTTCATAGCCAGCTCCAAACCTTGTCGTGGATCACTGGTCCCCTCAACCTCGGCCCCGGATTTTCGCAGCAAATGCTGCAACAAACTTAACGAATCCTCTGAGTCATCAATGGCCAACAAGTGCATGCCTTGTAAATTTCTATTAGAAACGGCCGCTGCCGGTTCCTCCTTCTTTTCAACCGGAGCGTCCTCGACGGCACGCAACTGTTGAATAGGCACGTGAATCGTGAACTTACTGCCTCTATTTTTACCGGCACTTTGAACTTCCACAGTACCGCCGTGAAGTTCAACAATATGACGAACAATTCCCAGCCCCAGCCCTAGTCCCATGTGCTCCCGCGTGATGGCGGAATCCTCCTGCCAGAAGCGGTTGAAAACATCTTTTTGATTCTCCATACTGATGCCGACGCCATTGTCCTCGATGATGAATTCAAATTGATCACCCACTTTGTTGGCGGAAATTCTTACTGCCCCCCCGACATCCGTGAACTTGACTGCATTGGAAAGCAAATTCCAGACAACCTGTTGCATCCGATCCCGGTCTCCCCACATCCGTCCCAAATTTGGCGAAATATTCATTTCGAGCTTCAGTTTTTTTGCCGCGGTGGCAAGACTTAACGATTCCACACAGGACTCAATCATGTCATCCAAAGCAAAAAAACTTAGATCCAATTTCATTTTGCCGGTGATAATCCGGGACATATCCAGGATCTCCCCAATCAAACGCGTTTCGATTTTCAAATTGGCATCAATGATCTGCAAGGCATTTTGATAATCTGGAGAATTGAAGTCAGATTCCTTCATAATCTCCATGTATCCAGTGATAATATTCAATGGAGTGCGTAGTTCATGAGACAAAGTCGCCAGGAACTCATCCTTCTTCTGATGAGCCTGCTTCAGACTTTCAATTTTTTGCTGAACAGTTCTTTCCAAATAAGCGTGTGTCGCCACCGACGATATGATATTAGCGATCGCCTTCATGAACTCGATTTCGTCATACTTGAAATTGCGATCACGATGATCATAGATCATCATGACAAGGGGTGGGACATCCACATCCTTGCTGACTATCACGATATTCACACCCGATTTCATCCCCGAGTTTCGCATTTGTTGCTTTTCAGCC
This is a stretch of genomic DNA from Bdellovibrio sp. GT3. It encodes these proteins:
- a CDS encoding amidohydrolase family protein — encoded protein: MKKQTTKTILLGSVLTATLVGCAGGGTASQSTSTSSGKKIQESIIVKGVTIVNTVNGQLQANMALMIDGGKISKIIPADAVGEQGSKRVIDATGKYVVPGYLDMHAHVLGRPFAKEVSAVMLAYGITGYRQMSGTEEQLKDRKENKLRMPDDSPELLGLAGEMLNRANAPTAEAAVALVERDRKAGADFVSVGDVAPSVFFAALTESKKVGDYFAGNIPVGVDAEEAAKQGMLSMESLGPVDTILISCSTNEDSVRKSLIGETKNSATTESIKLAEANPLLVRLMANQNAFLKTRTIIDTYSESKCKKLTETLVLQKSWQVPTLARNQAMMLADKSQYANNADLKFISRDQRAFWTEVSAKFAKTVKPVARETLRQLTAMDMKLVKLFDKQGVKMLTGTDLGGVWVVPGASLHEEFEQLAKAGVSPLKVLQMTTLNGAEFLGKRSTMGTVEVGKNANLVLLDADPTDDVGNMKKINAVIRDGKFYSEEMLEVLKKNAAEKMASGSAPEDSGLVH
- a CDS encoding response regulator, which codes for METELKKINILLIESSDEHAELVRGYLRDIKSFEISVTREAFLAKAIQRLSEEKFSAILLDLHLLDSSSDETLPRLGKVASDIPIIVLSTLDDRESTIKAVQEGASDFLNKSQLSPEVLARTLLRSIESKESEIKIRQQLHQTALLSELSQFALNEVNLEKVKLRCRDILLNALLVDFVQFVEPVENAFKSLAERVRNGVPFLFGDLEFLGMGAEKQQMRNSGMKSGVNIVIVSKDVDVPPLVMMIYDHRDRNFKYDEIEFMKAIANIISSVATHAYLERTVQQKIESLKQAHQKKDEFLATLSHELRTPLNIITGYMEIMKESDFNSPDYQNALQIIDANLKIETRLIGEILDMSRIITGKMKLDLSFFALDDMIESCVESLSLATAAKKLKLEMNISPNLGRMWGDRDRMQQVVWNLLSNAVKFTDVGGAVRISANKVGDQFEFIIEDNGVGISMENQKDVFNRFWQEDSAITREHMGLGLGLGIVRHIVELHGGTVEVQSAGKNRGSKFTIHVPIQQLRAVEDAPVEKKEEPAAAVSNRNLQGMHLLAIDDSEDSLSLLQHLLRKSGAEVEGTSDPRQGLELAMKDQYDVIICDIGMPVLDGFSLMKKLRDWEEHHGRANTSAIALTAYVAKEDVDKAMEVGFQAHMPKPLNLPLLKEKILELAPMGPSSSMVGN
- a CDS encoding MarC family protein translates to MESISLSSFYHYVFVCFVSLFPPVNPFGTALIVGPFLKGQTHAKRIQAAGAIALYCLSICLVVTMVGGFFFKIFGISIPVVQIAGGILIARMGFSILTAVDPSEDQEKVVDQKVSSREKSLKSMLFYPLAFPTTTGGGTIAVLLALSANSYHSNPGIYLFNLLATSVACAIMALVIFLCYSLTPTILDKLNSQALSVFNKLSGFLTFCVGIQIMVDGVLGVAKILIKH